Within Portunus trituberculatus isolate SZX2019 chromosome 3, ASM1759143v1, whole genome shotgun sequence, the genomic segment TATAGAttaaagattaggaagaggaaaagtagttgtaccacacgcacacccacacacacaaacatacagccAGCCCCATTAGCCCCTAGTGGAAAAGGACTCATTTGTAAAGCACCCTACTACACTGCAGGAACTTAGGCACACCAAAGCTGCACAcacccctccacccacccacccacagcaAGGCCCCACACACCAACAGCAAACCCCCTTCCCCCACAGCAAGgcccctcacacacccacagcAAGGCCCAACACACCCACAGCAAGGCCCCCACTCACCCATAAAaggccccacacacacccacagcaaGGGCCCCACTCACCCACAGCAAGGCCCCCACTCACCCACAAAAGGCCCCTCACACCCACAAAAggccccacacccacccacagcaAGACCCCGCACACCCACAAAGGGCCCCACACACCCATAACAAGCCTCACAGTaccccacagacacacacagcaagctcccacacacactcacagcacacccACAGCACATAGTGAATACAAGGATAGATTGAATGGAATAAGAAACTTTGTAgattgaaattaataaaaggtTCATTAGTTTTGTGAAGGAAGACAGGCAGGTGATGGGATGTGATATAAAGATACACAagacaggttaggttaaagtggGTATAGGTGATTAGTTATTGGCCATGGGAattaaaaagaagggaggaaaaaggcaaGAATGATGAAAGTAAAATGTGGACATGACAAGTTTGACAGGAGAGAGATTAGAGTGTGACAGCTGGTAAATTGTTGGGGGCAGCTTACataaagaggagggatggagtaatataatgagagaaaagtaaatgaaaggcAATAGAATGTGGACTTATAAGGTTGACTGAAGATAGGTTAAGAGATGTTAGGTATATAATCGGGAGAAGCAGttgtaaaggagaaataagaaaaaggaaatgaaaaacagaCATAAAGCAcatgtgaaagaataaaaactgtACAGAATagtgaaaatagataagaaaaagtatTTGAATGGCTTGAGGCAGAGAAATGCAGTGTTAAGTATCTTATTTTAAAACACTATTGTACTACACCTctgctttcaaaaggctctacttgaagtaacacaagtttttaagagtgtatttatgtttctagtgacagattaacaaaaaaatttacagtattagcaggagaaacactcttaagaacctaGCAAATTATTTATATGGCCTTAGAAATTAGTTGTAGGAAGAAAGCAAAGCAATTCTAAATACTGGCTTCACCTTTCTGGGATTATTCAGTCAAGGATGTCATACTGTaagtctgtatatatatatatatatataaacacactaaaaactacTCGTATATTCCCAACTTAGGAACAATAATAGACACCGCTGAAATGAGTGTTGATGCTAACATAATCTCAAAACGCTAAGACTTTTTTGGAGgttaatagaaaagataaattttGTGACAAAATAAGACGGGAAGACTTTTtgtggagagaaacagagatatTTTGAGACAATATGTGGGAAGGTAAGAGGTAttggggagtgagaggaagaggtaagacTTAGCATTaatgtgactgagtgagtgacaggacatGATAGGTGAGCAACTAgtgtgtgggaggaaaggaggcaagaCTGGGCATAGTGTGAAATGATGAGACAGAATAGGTGAAAGTGGAAACGAGAAGGAATTTTGTGGGTGAATTAGTGGAAGGATAGGAAGAACAGGTAAGAGGACGGTGTAAATGTATGAATAAGTAATAGAATATGAAGAACAGGTGGAAGATGCGTGtttaggagaggaagagaaaaagtaaggtgTAAATGTGAATAAGTAACAAAATAGGAAGAACAGGTGAAAAATGTGTGTtttaggagaggaagggagaaagtagGGTGTAAGTAAATTTATGAATAAGTAACAGGATAGGAAGAGCAGATGAAAGATTTGTGTtttaggagaggaagagagaaaggtgtaaATGTGAATaagtaacaacaagaacaggtgAAAGACATgtttagaagaggaaaagagaaagaaaggatgtaaATGTAGGAGTGACGGAATAGGAAGAACAAATGAGAGAATTAACATGtttaggagaagaggagagaaaaaaagaaagcgtaTATAGAACAAAAAGCagaataataatcaataaataacaagatAGTATAGAAATTGAGGTCTGTTATAATTTAGTCACGAATTTAAAACAATACATAGACAATTCTTTTCTAGTAATGTAACagcaaaaagataaagaaaagaaaaaacagattcCAGTTACAAAGACAAGCATCCAAGTGTCTGAAAAATCAAGCAAATTAAATCCCagtggtgtgtggctgtgtgagaGAAGATAATGCTGCAATATTGTAGTGGGGGCCGTGATAACTAAGCCAAGTGCGTTAAGTCCTACTGATGTCTGGCTGTGTGAGGGAAGATAATGGGGTGTAATAATGATGTTGCAGTTGGTAGAAAGGGAGATGATTATGCGGTGTAGGTGGTTGTGATTAAAGTAAGGTGTGTTAGGGAAGGTAatgatgtggtgttgtgattaTGGTGTTGCAGTTGATAGGAAGAGaatatttgtggtgttttgatggtggtaatgattaaAGTAAGGTGTGTTAGGGCAGGTAATGATATGGTGGTGTAATTTTGGTGTTGCAGTTGATAGGAAGAGaatatttgtggtgttttggtgatgataATTGTCTTGAACTAGTAAGGTTATGTTGTGGTTATGGTGTCACAAATGCTAGGAGGAGAAtacttgtggtgtgtgtgtgtgtgtgtgtgtgtgtgtgtgtgtgtgtgtggtaataatTGTCTGAAGTAAGGTGTGGTGTTAGGGAAAGTATGGATGTGGTGTGGTTATGGTGTTACAATTGCTAGAAAAGGAAtatttgtggtgtgtttatGGTTGTACTATTTGTCTGAACTTGTAAGGTGTGTGAGGAAAGGtaacaaacaaaatgatgatgTGGTTATGGTGTTACAAATCCTGGGGaatatttgtggtgttttgatagTGGTAATAATTGTCTTGAACTAGTAAGGTGGTGTGTGATTATGGTGTTATAAATGCTTGGAAGAGAATAttaatgtggtgttttgtggaggaggaatgaataggAGGGGAATTAGTGAGAAATGACTGGATGTttaggaaaaggtaaaaaatagatagagaaataattGTGGTAGGTAATGAAGCAAATGTTTATGTGATTGTAATGATGGTCTGAACTAGTAAGGTGTGTCAGGGTAGGTAATGATGCAGTGGTGTAATTATGGTGTTGCAATAGTTGTGATGTTTTAATACTTTCTAGTATACAGCATTAAAATCAATAGGAGTTTGTTACAAGTATCTAcaagtgaaaatgaagaaatagtagGAATAAAGAGTAATTTTGTATGTGGTTTGATGTGTAGAAGTGCCGTTAGAGTGAAGAGAAATGGCCCTGAGTGGTTTGTCATGACAGAACAATGGGGAAAGGTTAATTGAAAGACAAAGGTATCTACGagtataaggaaaataaattaacagAAAATTACATGGAAAATTATGCTTATGTAGATTTTAATTTAGTTTGTGTATGTGTCAAAAAGTAAAGGTGAACAtttgatagaagaaaaaaaaactggatatgcacaaaagcaaataaagaaaaatctgaattggttaaaagaaagaaaggaaaaactgaaacaCTAAAGGGAAAagtacaagagaaaataaatagatagataaataaatctaaGAGACTCGCAAACATTTAActcgaaaaggaagaaaacttaaCTAAAcacaaataaggagaaaaataaacaaaaactgcaataaaagaaaatagatgaaaccaAGAAATTCACAAATATTTAactcaaaagaaagaaaactaaaataagcacacaaaaaaggaaaaaagtaaacaaaacctacaataaaaaaataaatataactaaGAAACTCATGAACActttgaaaaggaaagaaatattttacTCAACAcacaaaaaggggaaaaaaagtaaaacaacgaATATTTagttgaaaatgaaagaaaattttaacaatgcacatataaaaagaaaaataaagaaaactgcaataaaaagaaaataactaagaaGTTTGTGAACATTTaactgaaaagaataaaaaaaaattgacaacacaaactaatgaaaaaaatacaatagaaaaataaattaataaaaagattcgagaaagaaaaattttaatctacacaaaaatggaaaaaaaaactaaggaaacTCAATGAACATTTAactgaaaacacaagaaaattttACTTAACGCACaaaattagggaaaaaaaaactttaaagaaaaaataaggaaacaacaaataaactgaaaacaaaagaaaaattttacTTAACGcacaaaattaggaaaaaaaataaaaaagcagaaaCTCATGAACATTGaacttaaaaggaaagaaaaaattgacaacacaaaattagaaaaaaaaaataaataaaaataaatgaatgaataaaaaaaaaaaaaaatcatgaacatTTAACCTGAACCCTTTgtgtcttcatttatcttctgcAGGAGGTGATAATGAAGCTTTTGTCCCGGAAGCTTACATGAGAGAAGGTGGGTCAGGCTCGTCCTCACAGCAGTCTCAGCAGCAGGCACCCCCCAATGCCCCCCCTCCACCTGGGCCGCTATTACCATCGTATGTTCCACCTCCCCAAGTCAAGACACAAGATGGTGAGTAGCCGACCCTATTTTGATCTTAGTATTATCTTTGCTTCTCATTGTTTGATTTAtggatttttttatatttttattctctctctctctctctctctctctctctctctctctctctctctctctctctctctctctctctctcattttctttgctaatatttttctctgctttttcatttattatttttattattatttatttttgtttatatttgcttTACTATCTTCAAGTatctaattttactttttctcatcAGTGCTTTCTCTGTTATTGTCACGTTTCCCTGATGGATGAGGAAAGTTGCAGGCTTGCCACACTCACACTATGAATAGGTCCCAGATTTGCATTCATTGTAATTGTATTGTTAAAGGTGGCAGTTCCAAGTGACTGAGTTGAGCTGCTCTCTCATCCATCAGTGAAGGCTCTGGTCTGTGTTTGTGCATGACTATTTTGTAATTGATGTATAGTGTTGGACAGCagatggtgggtggtgggtacTATATTAAGATATCATGAAATGTATAAaggtgtatacacacacacacacacacacacacacacacacacacacacacacacacacacacacacacacacacgtacacatgtTGCCCTGTGTGTGCACGCTTCCAGTCTTGGCAAAGACTGGGAGCACTATGGTGGAGTGGTCACTACCTCCCCCACTGCCACCGTCGCTGCTGCAGGGTGAGGGAGGGCGGAGGTAAGTGGGGGCTAGTGGGGTGTGGGGCTGCTGGAGGAGCCAGGCAAGTCTGGCCcataaaggggaagaaaaatggaaaacccGTTTGATGTTTTTTATCCAGCAAGCGAGGAGCAGCATCCTCAAGGAAACTTAAGgaacctttgtgtgtgtatatacagtatactatataaatatatttatttataagtaACCCTTAAGTAGCACCTGCCTGCCTTGTAGTCCACCTGAGAAAGCACAGGTGGGAGAGGTGCTGTAGTGTGGCACTGTAGTGCATAGCAGACTGTAGtgttgcctttgtgtgtgtatgtatgagtgagtgtgttagtgagtgagtgagtgaatgaatgagtgtgagtgagtgcgtggtTGCGCCTGTAGTCCTCACTAACCTGCACCCTTACTGCTGTCTTGTGGTCATTGTGTCTCCTGCTTGTGCTGAGGACTTGTCAGTGTATACATTAAGACAAGTGTAGGTGCATGGTCTGCCTCACACACCAACCCTTCGATGACCATGTTTGTAGAATGTTTGTGACATAACAGCCTGAACCAGTGAAAAACAAACAGTGGACAGTACTGTCCTTGCCATTAACCGGTGGGGAGTGTCTTGAGGGATACTCTCTGCCAGCGTTATATCTGTAACTTGTCTCAGACTCAGAGAGGGAGAGCCTCGTCTTGTCTTAGAGAGTGACAAAGCCAAGGCGGACTGTTCCCGGAAAGAGAGTTCAGTCAGGGCGTCACTGAAAGTTGTTGTTTATGGCGCAAGCATTCTTCCAACAAGTGTTCTTGCATCATTCCCTGTGGTTCCGTTTGTGGCCGCGGAGGGGGTTGCCCCCCCAGCAGTCCCCCCCGCGGCTGCGCGCGCTGATGCCGCTGTGTGTCTCTTCCCCAGGGCTCTGTCGCACCCCCCCGCACCCCGTGGGCGGACTCATCAGACGCTTTTTGGAAGAATGCTTGCAGCTCACTGAGCCGGCGCCACTGCTGACCTGCTATACGGGGCTGGAGTCCACGCCACACTTCCAGCTGCTCCGCTCCGTAGCAAAGGAGTGGAGCTACTGCCGCAACGCCACGCAGAATTACACCTCCATGGGCGGCTCCAGCAAGCGGCAGCGGGCCACCTCGCGCCTCATCGAGACCTTCGAGAGCATAGACTCGTTACGGACGCAGCTGGCGCACTACATGCACCAGGTGATCCTGCTGGAGATGGCACAGCCCGGCACCGTGGCCAAGGTGTGCCGTGCTGAGATgcagctgcagcagcaccaccagcaggccAGCCAGCAGGCCAGCCAACAGGGGGAGGGGGGCCAGGAGGGGGGTGGGGGCAGCAACAGCACCGGGGAGCCAGCCCTGCTGGACCTGGCCGAGCTGTCCGGGATCACCCCCGACCAGGCCACCAACTTCAACAAGGCGACGGAGGTGATGAAGCAGCTGCGCAAGCTGTACTTCGATCAGTCTCGCCGCCTGGCCGTGCGCATCAGCCAGCTCAAGAAGGGCCGCCAGCAGTCCCAAGAGCGCATGCAGCGACAGCAGCAGATGCAGCAGAACTACCTCCAGCAGACAAtacagcagttgcagcagcaacagcagcaacagcagcaccagcagcaacacccacagcaacaacagcaacaacagcagcagcaacagcagcagcaccaacagcagcaacagcaacattcacagcagcaacagcaccagcagcagcagcagcagcagcagcaacaccaccagcaaATGGCCACACACCAGATGGCCCAGGATGGCGCTGCACAGCTGCTGCAGAGCCAGCTGTCGctgcaccacctccaccagccGTGGTCAGACTAGTGGTGGGCATAAGGCTGCATCCCCAgagcccgccgccgccgccgccgccaccgccaccccaGGGCCGGGCCACCACCAGACCACCACCCCGTGCAGCctgcaccaccacaatcacaccaccacaccaccaccaccagggccacaccacccctcccccaccacccccaccactgccCCTTGAAGGACGAGCCAGCAGTGGATATGCAACAAGAGGCGCCCACAGACAGACGGACCGGCAGACACGGGCCGGCCGGGAGGGACTGCCGTGCCCCTGTGTTGCCCCAGTGATCTATGCATTGTACAGGAAGCAGCAGGGAAGCAGAAGGCAAGCAGGATGACCTTGATCTCAGAGGCCAATGCGATGGAACAAAAGAGAGACggagtgtgtggcggcacaCTTCAATATGGGCAGCGCGCAAGGATGCAGTGTTCCAGTTAGTCTTTTGTGGGTGGGGGTTAGGGGGGTGGGCACTTTtggagagggtgggaggtggGTGAAAAAATGTGCTTTTGTTAAAGGAAACATTTTGTACGGCGCACAAACTCAGGAAGCAACAGGGCATATGTATTCCAATTGTGGGAATTAGTTTAAGCTGCAACATCAGATCTTTAGAACGggtctctctatttctctgccTTTCACTCTTTTGCTGTctgatttatctttgttttgtccttcttttttgtctttttgtctctctaacactcactcactcactcactcactcctgccTCATCACAGAAAGGCTTGGTTGGTTgatggtgttttgtgttgtgcatCTAAATGGAACACTGTATTCTTCTCGCAAAGTGTTGTCGTGTGGGTGACTCGACGGACTCTTCAGGTATTAATGCTAATCAAAGTCTCGtgcaagaaggaaaatggacccaagaggagagacagatgaagaaactggaaatatttatatatatagtatacatgcatatacatatatatacgttCGTGTACAGTGAGAACAGAAAATGCGAAACAATCCCTtgtcaggaaaagaaaacaaagaggaaactcTAGGGATAGATTTTTTTGAGCACCTGGCGAAGGCGATGTTTGTTTTGGTGCCCCGAGTGAGGGACAAAGTGAGAGCGTGTTTAGTCTCCACGTGCAAGAGAGAAATGCgcttctctctctacctcctctccctacctcctccccagccctccgtacctctcccccctctctcttccagtaTATTGCAACAGTATGCTGTAGCAGGGATGCCCTCGGCTCCCACCACGATACGTGAGAACGATCACACAAACTTTATACCTCAAGACTCTACctgtaaagataaaaacaaaacaaaccaagaCATTATAAAAACcgacaaaaaaaagaatctattttatttactagCATTATATACGAGGTGCTTTGAGCCCAGTGTCTTTAGTGATGTAGATTTTGGCTAggcttctattattattaccgttattattattattacgtatcatcatcattattattagtattgtccTTATCACCAGTGTCATCATTAGTACTGTGGCTTCATGAGTGAGGATTTACGTTCGACGTtgcgtcacgtcacgtcacgccaGACCATACGAGCCACACATGACGCGTGGAGGGCAGGAGTTTTTGTTTAGGCCTGCGCTACCACGTGCCGCCCCCCACCCAGATCACTCTGCCGGCCGTAGCGGGTGCCACTCAGGCTCCTCGGGTGTCTCCCAGTAATGTGTGAGGAGGCTGATGCATTGACAGAGGGACAAACACCCAGGGAGCGTGGTGGGTGCTGCAGGCGGCCCCAGGGGTTGTTCCAGTGAGAGGCGGTGTTTGGGAGCCCAGGCCTCAGTCTCGGTGGCTCAGACCACAAGCGACACGAGCGCTGGGCCTGCCGCCGCACCTCTGGCCACGCGTTGGCTCGGCCCTGCAGGGTGTAAATAAAGAATCGCACGTATGCACGCACCTTCCCTGCCCGGCCGtgaggcagcggcagcagcgatCGGGCGGGCATCAGGTAATTCCAGTTCAGGTTTTATTATTAAACTTACGGGTTTTGGACGGGACTCAAACAGGGAGGAGGCTTCGTGCGGCCTGTTTTCTGTGGcccatagcagcagcagcagcagcagcagtggcagtgttgCTGTCATGAGGGTTGACGGGGGTGTTGCTGCCCCCAGCCACACCCTCACAACACTGCAGGCAAGATACATAgctatatacataaatatatataatagtatatatatatatacttgtacacatacacattacttgttattttgggcacaaagggtacctctctctctctctctctctctctctctctctctctctctctctctctctctctctctctctctctctctctctctcagccctgaGTGCTATGTTCCAGTGCTTCACGAAGTCCTCCCtcatttgataatattttcgtttcttttcacgTTCGACCGACCGATGCATTTCCATGTGTATCTTTTTGAGAAGCTGCGACGTGTGGCGGAAACGACGCAGGGAAATTTAGCGTCGGGAAGCCGAGTGTCAGTCGACAGGCGACCGATGGTTGTGCGTCACATTAAGtacaagtaaac encodes:
- the LOC123508834 gene encoding mediator of RNA polymerase II transcription subunit 12-like isoform X1, producing the protein MEDSGGMTTNAQEFCLRWNNFHSSLVTALDGFKNDQDFVDVTLACEGQFLKAHKMLLSACSVFFRDLLKANPCQHPIVILPPEVRFADLEKLLRFIYQGEVNVHQENLARFLKTAEMLKIRGLAEDSEKQRVLRSSSPRPPESCEADSVSPKRPRLSIDVHQPCQEPRTPNDDSRLSGGDSDSEMIPVKQEMVELKESADPSYEGGDNEAFVPEAYMREGGSGSSSQQSQQQAPPNAPPPPGPLLPSYVPPPQVKTQDGLCRTPPHPVGGLIRRFLEECLQLTEPAPLLTCYTGLESTPHFQLLRSVAKEWSYCRNATQNYTSMGGSSKRQRATSRLIETFESIDSLRTQLAHYMHQVILLEMAQPGTVAKVCRAEMQLQQHHQQASQQASQQGEGGQEGGGGSNSTGEPALLDLAELSGITPDQATNFNKATEVMKQLRKLYFDQSRRLAVRISQLKKGRQQSQERMQRQQQMQQNYLQQTIQQLQQQQQQQQHQQQHPQQQQQQQQQQQQQHQQQQQQHSQQQQHQQQQQQQQQHHQQMATHQMAQDGAAQLLQSQLSLHHLHQPWSD
- the LOC123508834 gene encoding mediator of RNA polymerase II transcription subunit 12-like isoform X2, which gives rise to MEDSGGMTTNAQEFCLRWNNFHSSLVTALDGFKNDQDFVDVTLACEGQFLKAHKMLLSACSVFFRDLLKANPCQHPIVILPPEVRFADLEKLLRFIYQGEVNVHQENLARFLKTAEMLKIRGLAEDSEKRVLRSSSPRPPESCEADSVSPKRPRLSIDVHQPCQEPRTPNDDSRLSGGDSDSEMIPVKQEMVELKESADPSYEGGDNEAFVPEAYMREGGSGSSSQQSQQQAPPNAPPPPGPLLPSYVPPPQVKTQDGLCRTPPHPVGGLIRRFLEECLQLTEPAPLLTCYTGLESTPHFQLLRSVAKEWSYCRNATQNYTSMGGSSKRQRATSRLIETFESIDSLRTQLAHYMHQVILLEMAQPGTVAKVCRAEMQLQQHHQQASQQASQQGEGGQEGGGGSNSTGEPALLDLAELSGITPDQATNFNKATEVMKQLRKLYFDQSRRLAVRISQLKKGRQQSQERMQRQQQMQQNYLQQTIQQLQQQQQQQQHQQQHPQQQQQQQQQQQQQHQQQQQQHSQQQQHQQQQQQQQQHHQQMATHQMAQDGAAQLLQSQLSLHHLHQPWSD